CTAAAAGGTCCTATAGCTGCAGCTTCATGATTCAGCATCTAACATCAATAATTCACAGTGAGATCATAGGCTCTCTGTGGAAGGTAGTGACATATTTGCCTTATGAAAGGAAGCTTAGGGCATATTGAGAGTATTTTGAATTTAGACTTGTGTGGGTGTCAGACATTTGTCTCCTAGCTGGTGCCTGTGCAGGAGGATTCTCCTTTGGGAAAAGCTCTCTTGAGAAAGGTGAATTTGGGTTGTAAGGCTAGGATACACACATGTGGTAACGAGCTCCTCCTGAACACGGTTTTCCAGCGTTACCCTGGGCAGGTGGGAAGCCTTTCTGTGGAAAAGATTCCAACTTGGTTCCCTGCCATCACCAAACACAAaactgttgatttttcttttttgagcttCCAACCCTTGCAaccttccaaaaataaatcaaaccagCCATCAGGGCACCGAaataatactactactaataagcAGCTTTGCCTAGACTTACATAAACAACACTTCTGAGGTAAACTTTGCCCCAGAGGTCTGAAACACTCTTTTTATGTAACCTGCTTACTAATAATTACTAGACTTGGGTGCATTAACCCTGGAAATAGATTTTAATAACAACCcctaaaaacaaaagacatgaaacgaccaaaaaaaaaaaaaaaaaaaagaatgcactaACTAGAAAAACACTTGGCAGCCTGCTCCAGACTCAATTGGAAGACAACCCCCTCCCGCCCGGCCTTCGCAAAgggccccccccaccctcctACGGGCCCCTCCAACAGGCTAAGAGAGTCCGCTCCGGACCCcgccctcccctgtccctgcaCCGCCCTCGGCCCTGAGCTCGCCTTCCGCGTGGCTCCACCCCCTTCCGCTTCTCTCCCCACGGTTCCAGGAGCTGGGGTCAAATTGTCAGAGCAGGCTTATTTGCATAACCCAATGGCTGTGCGTATGCAAATGAGGCTGGTGGTGGTTGGCTGGAGGTTGGCAGGATAACTCGGGCGAGCGGGGCCTTTGTCCTTCAGTGGCTGTGAGGCAGCTGCCCCGTCGGAGTCGCGGCCCGTGGCGAGGCGAGGGGGCCGGGAGCGGGCGAGCGAGTGGGGCGAGAgggacagacggacggacggacCGCGCGGTGGCAGCGGGAGCTGGAAGAGCCTGTGAGGGAGTGCAGAGAGCAGGCGCCCAAGCGCCCACCGTGGCAGGAGCAGTCCGCACGCCGCGCTCTCTCTGAGGGGGATTTGCAGTTGCAATATGACTTTGGAGGAATTCTCGGCTGGAGAGCAGAAGACCGAAAGGTAAGGCGGCCGGAGTCTCTCCCTGAACTCTTTTCGCCCACTGCGTGCACCCCATTGCGGCCCCTCTGGGCAAGGTTTGGCGGGGAGCGACTGGTTAAAAGTTTGCAGAGGGCACCTCCCGTCCGTCTCGCTCCGGGGGCCTTCCCCGAGGCGTCCGTGGACGGAAGGAGCGTGCCCCCAACCCGGCCAAGCCCTCCAGGCCTTTGCAAAAGGCAGAAGGGACTGTCCCTGCCGGTGCCGCTCCTGCGGCTGGCAGCCTGTGGCTGCGCCCAGCGCCGGGGACTGGCAGCGCCCTCGGGGGAGGGTGGCGGGTGGCCCTCTCGGGGTTTTTCGCAGGCCACCCGGCCTCTGGGCGTGTGAGGGTTCACTGGGGGTGacagggccggggtggggggggctttGGGTTTGCAGAAAGCGGAGCGGCGCGGTGGCGCACGAACTCGGGAGGGAGAGTCGCGGTGCAGGGCGAAGGGGCGGCGATGGCCCTGAAGGGACCGGGGCTGACGGGACCCCTTTGCTCTCCCTCACGTGTAGGATGGATAAGGTGGGGGATGCCCTCGAGGAAGTGCTCAGCAAAGCCCTGAGTCAGCGCACCATCACCGTCGGGGTGTACGAGGCGGCCAAGCTGCTCAACGTGTAAGTGGGGCCCTCGCGAGTCCTTCGTGgcacccccttctctccccagccccgtCGGAGGCGACCTCGCCGAGCGCCCCCCCGCCCTGCAGCGCAGCTTCCTGCGGCTTCCCACCTGCCCCACGGGCAGCGGGCAGGACGGGGCCGACCCCGGGACCCGGGCGGGTATTGCGGGCGTCCACGCGGACGGGTGGTGTCTCTGCGCTCATCCGCCCCTCCCGCTGCCCTCAGCGACCCGGATAACGTGGTGCTGTGCCTGCTGGCGGCGGACGAGGACGACGACAGAGATGTGGCTCTGCAGATCCACTTCACCCTGATCCAGGCGTTCTGCTGCGAGAACGACATCAACATCCTGCGCGTCAGCAACCCGGGCCGACTGGCTGAGCTCCTGCTCCTGGAGACCGACGCAAGCCCAGCAGCGAGCCAGGGCGCCGAGCAGCCCCCGGACCTGCACTGCGTCCTGGTGACGGTAAGCGAGAGGGGGGCTGCGGGCCGGCTGGAGTGAAGAGTTCTGGAGGGGAGTGAGCGAGGGTTCAGAGTCGCCTGACTGCAGATCTGGAATGAGGGGGAGGGCAAGAGCGTGGCTGCTTTTGCCCCATTAGAGAGTGTGGCTGGACTTTCGGCCGAG
The window above is part of the Prionailurus bengalensis isolate Pbe53 chromosome C1, Fcat_Pben_1.1_paternal_pri, whole genome shotgun sequence genome. Proteins encoded here:
- the GADD45A gene encoding growth arrest and DNA damage-inducible protein GADD45 alpha, with product MTLEEFSAGEQKTERMDKVGDALEEVLSKALSQRTITVGVYEAAKLLNVDPDNVVLCLLAADEDDDRDVALQIHFTLIQAFCCENDINILRVSNPGRLAELLLLETDASPAASQGAEQPPDLHCVLVTNPHSSQWKDPALSQLICFCRESRYMDQWVPVINLPER